From the Nymphalis io chromosome 1, ilAglIoxx1.1, whole genome shotgun sequence genome, one window contains:
- the LOC126768917 gene encoding uncharacterized protein LOC126768917 isoform X14, whose product MRRSAYLLFAICLAFANATERVRRGYGGGGGGGGGGGFGFGGGGGFGYGGVGGAGGGAGGGFGGGLDVIREGVHGILGKVHEGINHLKGSGGFSASGGIGGGLAGGAGSGGGSGFGGGNGAGGGGGLGGGNEKSIYTKSDDGKSGGFAFTGTTGNGGYGGGGGYSSGGSGSGYGGGAGFGAGGGSGGGTGGSNGKGGYGGGNSGFGGSDGSGGLGGGAGGGIGGGIGGGIGGGNGAENGGGKGQSGSSGFGGGTGGGYGGGAGGGLGSGSGGSGGGSGGSGGYGSGLGGGHGGSHGGSSGLGGGSGGSGGYGSGSGLGGGSGGGHGSSLGGSGGLGSGTSGSGGYGGGAGGGLGGGAGGGLGGGYGGSGTGSGGSSGGHGGSGGYGSANGGSSVFGGGHGGSGSGGGLGGGLGGGFGGGIGGGLSSGLGGGLGGLGSLGGSSGFGGHGGGQGGGSGDYGSSGSGSGGYGSSGGANGGGCGSGSCGGCGSGSCGGQGGAFASAKASASASASSYGK is encoded by the exons ATGAGACGGTCGGCTTACTTATTATTTGCCATTTGCTTGGCTTTCGCAAATGCTACTG AAAGAGTCCGTAGAGGTTACGGCGGTGGCGGAGGCGGAGGTGGGGGTGGTGGATTCGGTTTCGGGGGTGGAGGAGGTTTTGGCTACGGAGGCGTTGGTGGCGCTGGAGGTGGTGCCGGTGGTGGCTTCGGAGGAGGACTCGATGTTATTCGTGAAGGTGTACACGGCATTCTTGGAAAAGTTCACGAAGGCATAAACCATCTTAAAGGAAGTGGTGGCTTCAGTGCCAGCGGTGGAATAGGTGGAGGTCTTGCTGGTGGAGCTGGCAGTGGCGGTGGTAGTGGCTTCGGAGGAGGAAATGGAGCAGGCGGTGGTGGAGGCTTAGGAGGAGGAAATGAGAAATCTATATATACAAAGTCAGATGATGGCAAATCGGGTGGTTTTGCTTTCACTGGTACAACTGGCAATGGCGGATACGGCGGTGGAGGTGGTTATAGCAGTGGAGGAAGTGGTAGTGGCTATGGAGGGGGTGCTGGATTTGGAGCTGGCGGTGGGTCTGGTGGAGGAACTGGTGGCTCTAATGGAAAAGGAGGATATGGCGGCGGAAATTCAGGATTTGGCGGTAGTGATGGATCTGGAGGACTAGGAGGAGGGGCCGGTGGTGGAATCGGTGGTGGGATTGGCGGTGGAATCGGTGGTGGAAACGGTGCCGAAAATGGTGGTGGAAAGGGCCAAAGTGGATCAAGCGGATTTGGAGGTGGCACTGGTGGTGGTTATGGCGGCGGAGCTGGAGGTGGTTTGGGTAGTGGAAGTGGAGGTTCTGGAGGAGGCAGTGGTGGATCCGGAGGATATGGCAGTGGCCTAGGAGGAGGTCATGGAGGCAGCCATGGTGGATCAA GTGGTTTAGGAGGAGGCAGTGGTGGATCCGGAGGATACGGTAGTGGATCTGGCCTCGGAGGAGGTTCTGGAGGAG GCCATGGAAGTAGCCTTGGTGGATCAGGTGGTCTTGGAAGTGGTACCAGTGGATCTGGAGGTTATGGAGGAGGGGCAGGCGGTGGTCTAGGCGGTGGTGCTGGTGGTGGCTTAGGAGGAGGATACGGAGGATCCGGAACTGGAAGTGGAGGTAGTAGTGGAGGACATGGTGGATCTGGAGGTTACGGTAGTGCAAATGGTGGTAGTAGTGTGTTCGGAGGGGGGCATGGTGGATCTGGATCTGGAGGTGGATTAGGTGGTGGTCTTGGCGGAGGTTTCGGAGGAGGCATTGGAGGAGGACTTAGCAGTGGGCTTGGCGGTGGACTAGGTGGACTAGGAAGCCTTGGAGGTTCAAGTGGATTTGGTGGTCATGGAGGTGGCCAAGGCGGTGGCTCAGGAGACTATGGAAGCTCTGGCAGTGGTTCTGGTGGCTACGGAAGCTCTGGTGGTGCCAACGGGGGAGGTTGCGGTTCAGGATCCTGTGGTGGATGTGGGTCTGGTTCTTGTGGTGGACAAGGAGGTGCATTTGCTAGTGCCAAAGCATCTGCCTCTGCTAGCGCTAGCAGTTACggaaaataa
- the LOC126768917 gene encoding uncharacterized protein LOC126768917 isoform X11 — MRRSAYLLFAICLAFANATERVRRGYGGGGGGGGGGGFGFGGGGGFGYGGVGGAGGGAGGGFGGGLDVIREGVHGILGKVHEGINHLKGSGGFSASGGIGGGLAGGAGSGGGSGFGGGNGAGGGGGLGGGNEKSIYTKSDDGKSGGFAFTGTTGNGGYGGGGGYSSGGSGSGYGGGAGFGAGGGSGGGTGGSNGKGGYGGGNSGFGGSDGSGGLGGGAGGGIGGGIGGGIGGGNGAENGGGKGQSGSSGFGGGTGGGYGGGAGGGLGSGSGGSGGGSGGSGGYGSGLGGGHGGSHGGSSGFGGGSGGSGGYGGGSGIGGGSGGGHGSGLGGSGGFGGGSSGSGGYGGGSGLGGGSGGGHGSSLGGSGGLGSGTSGSGGYGGGAGGGLGGGAGGGLGGGYGGSGTGSGGSSGGHGGSGGYGSANGGSSVFGGGHGGSGSGGGLGGGLGGGFGGGIGGGLSSGLGGGLGGLGSLGGSSGFGGHGGGQGGGSGDYGSSGSGSGGYGSSGGANGGGCGSGSCGGCGSGSCGGQGGAFASAKASASASASSYGK; from the exons ATGAGACGGTCGGCTTACTTATTATTTGCCATTTGCTTGGCTTTCGCAAATGCTACTG AAAGAGTCCGTAGAGGTTACGGCGGTGGCGGAGGCGGAGGTGGGGGTGGTGGATTCGGTTTCGGGGGTGGAGGAGGTTTTGGCTACGGAGGCGTTGGTGGCGCTGGAGGTGGTGCCGGTGGTGGCTTCGGAGGAGGACTCGATGTTATTCGTGAAGGTGTACACGGCATTCTTGGAAAAGTTCACGAAGGCATAAACCATCTTAAAGGAAGTGGTGGCTTCAGTGCCAGCGGTGGAATAGGTGGAGGTCTTGCTGGTGGAGCTGGCAGTGGCGGTGGTAGTGGCTTCGGAGGAGGAAATGGAGCAGGCGGTGGTGGAGGCTTAGGAGGAGGAAATGAGAAATCTATATATACAAAGTCAGATGATGGCAAATCGGGTGGTTTTGCTTTCACTGGTACAACTGGCAATGGCGGATACGGCGGTGGAGGTGGTTATAGCAGTGGAGGAAGTGGTAGTGGCTATGGAGGGGGTGCTGGATTTGGAGCTGGCGGTGGGTCTGGTGGAGGAACTGGTGGCTCTAATGGAAAAGGAGGATATGGCGGCGGAAATTCAGGATTTGGCGGTAGTGATGGATCTGGAGGACTAGGAGGAGGGGCCGGTGGTGGAATCGGTGGTGGGATTGGCGGTGGAATCGGTGGTGGAAACGGTGCCGAAAATGGTGGTGGAAAGGGCCAAAGTGGATCAAGCGGATTTGGAGGTGGCACTGGTGGTGGTTATGGCGGCGGAGCTGGAGGTGGTTTGGGTAGTGGAAGTGGAGGTTCTGGAGGAGGCAGTGGTGGATCCGGAGGATATGGCAGTGGCCTAGGAGGAGGTCATGGAGGCAGCCATGGTGGATCAAGTGGTTTTGGAGGAGGCAGTGGTGGATCCGGAGGATACGGTGGTGGATCTGGCATTGGAGGAGGTTCTGGAGGAGGTCATGGAAGTGGCCTTGGTGGATCAGGTG GCTTTGGAGGAGGCAGTAGTGGATCCGGAGGATACGGTGGCGGATCTGGCCTTGGAGGAGGTTCTGGAGGAG GCCATGGAAGTAGCCTTGGTGGATCAGGTGGTCTTGGAAGTGGTACCAGTGGATCTGGAGGTTATGGAGGAGGGGCAGGCGGTGGTCTAGGCGGTGGTGCTGGTGGTGGCTTAGGAGGAGGATACGGAGGATCCGGAACTGGAAGTGGAGGTAGTAGTGGAGGACATGGTGGATCTGGAGGTTACGGTAGTGCAAATGGTGGTAGTAGTGTGTTCGGAGGGGGGCATGGTGGATCTGGATCTGGAGGTGGATTAGGTGGTGGTCTTGGCGGAGGTTTCGGAGGAGGCATTGGAGGAGGACTTAGCAGTGGGCTTGGCGGTGGACTAGGTGGACTAGGAAGCCTTGGAGGTTCAAGTGGATTTGGTGGTCATGGAGGTGGCCAAGGCGGTGGCTCAGGAGACTATGGAAGCTCTGGCAGTGGTTCTGGTGGCTACGGAAGCTCTGGTGGTGCCAACGGGGGAGGTTGCGGTTCAGGATCCTGTGGTGGATGTGGGTCTGGTTCTTGTGGTGGACAAGGAGGTGCATTTGCTAGTGCCAAAGCATCTGCCTCTGCTAGCGCTAGCAGTTACggaaaataa
- the LOC126768917 gene encoding uncharacterized protein LOC126768917 isoform X13: MRRSAYLLFAICLAFANATERVRRGYGGGGGGGGGGGFGFGGGGGFGYGGVGGAGGGAGGGFGGGLDVIREGVHGILGKVHEGINHLKGSGGFSASGGIGGGLAGGAGSGGGSGFGGGNGAGGGGGLGGGNEKSIYTKSDDGKSGGFAFTGTTGNGGYGGGGGYSSGGSGSGYGGGAGFGAGGGSGGGTGGSNGKGGYGGGNSGFGGSDGSGGLGGGAGGGIGGGIGGGIGGGNGAENGGGKGQSGSSGFGGGTGGGYGGGAGGGLGSGSGGSGGGSGGSGGYGSGLGGGHGGSHGGSSGFGGGSGGSGGYGGGSGIGGGSGGGHGSGLGGSGGLGSGTSGSGGYGGGAGGGLGGGAGGGLGGGYGGSGTGSGGSSGGHGGSGGYGSANGGSSVFGGGHGGSGSGGGLGGGLGGGFGGGIGGGLSSGLGGGLGGLGSLGGSSGFGGHGGGQGGGSGDYGSSGSGSGGYGSSGGANGGGCGSGSCGGCGSGSCGGQGGAFASAKASASASASSYGK; the protein is encoded by the exons ATGAGACGGTCGGCTTACTTATTATTTGCCATTTGCTTGGCTTTCGCAAATGCTACTG AAAGAGTCCGTAGAGGTTACGGCGGTGGCGGAGGCGGAGGTGGGGGTGGTGGATTCGGTTTCGGGGGTGGAGGAGGTTTTGGCTACGGAGGCGTTGGTGGCGCTGGAGGTGGTGCCGGTGGTGGCTTCGGAGGAGGACTCGATGTTATTCGTGAAGGTGTACACGGCATTCTTGGAAAAGTTCACGAAGGCATAAACCATCTTAAAGGAAGTGGTGGCTTCAGTGCCAGCGGTGGAATAGGTGGAGGTCTTGCTGGTGGAGCTGGCAGTGGCGGTGGTAGTGGCTTCGGAGGAGGAAATGGAGCAGGCGGTGGTGGAGGCTTAGGAGGAGGAAATGAGAAATCTATATATACAAAGTCAGATGATGGCAAATCGGGTGGTTTTGCTTTCACTGGTACAACTGGCAATGGCGGATACGGCGGTGGAGGTGGTTATAGCAGTGGAGGAAGTGGTAGTGGCTATGGAGGGGGTGCTGGATTTGGAGCTGGCGGTGGGTCTGGTGGAGGAACTGGTGGCTCTAATGGAAAAGGAGGATATGGCGGCGGAAATTCAGGATTTGGCGGTAGTGATGGATCTGGAGGACTAGGAGGAGGGGCCGGTGGTGGAATCGGTGGTGGGATTGGCGGTGGAATCGGTGGTGGAAACGGTGCCGAAAATGGTGGTGGAAAGGGCCAAAGTGGATCAAGCGGATTTGGAGGTGGCACTGGTGGTGGTTATGGCGGCGGAGCTGGAGGTGGTTTGGGTAGTGGAAGTGGAGGTTCTGGAGGAGGCAGTGGTGGATCCGGAGGATATGGCAGTGGCCTAGGAGGAGGTCATGGAGGCAGCCATGGTGGATCAAGTGGTTTTGGAGGAGGCAGTGGTGGATCCGGAGGATACGGTGGTGGATCTGGCATTGGAGGAGGTTCTGGAGGAGGTCATGGAAGTGGCCTTGGTGGATCAG GTGGTCTTGGAAGTGGTACCAGTGGATCTGGAGGTTATGGAGGAGGGGCAGGCGGTGGTCTAGGCGGTGGTGCTGGTGGTGGCTTAGGAGGAGGATACGGAGGATCCGGAACTGGAAGTGGAGGTAGTAGTGGAGGACATGGTGGATCTGGAGGTTACGGTAGTGCAAATGGTGGTAGTAGTGTGTTCGGAGGGGGGCATGGTGGATCTGGATCTGGAGGTGGATTAGGTGGTGGTCTTGGCGGAGGTTTCGGAGGAGGCATTGGAGGAGGACTTAGCAGTGGGCTTGGCGGTGGACTAGGTGGACTAGGAAGCCTTGGAGGTTCAAGTGGATTTGGTGGTCATGGAGGTGGCCAAGGCGGTGGCTCAGGAGACTATGGAAGCTCTGGCAGTGGTTCTGGTGGCTACGGAAGCTCTGGTGGTGCCAACGGGGGAGGTTGCGGTTCAGGATCCTGTGGTGGATGTGGGTCTGGTTCTTGTGGTGGACAAGGAGGTGCATTTGCTAGTGCCAAAGCATCTGCCTCTGCTAGCGCTAGCAGTTACggaaaataa
- the LOC126768917 gene encoding uncharacterized protein LOC126768917 isoform X12: MRRSAYLLFAICLAFANATERVRRGYGGGGGGGGGGGFGFGGGGGFGYGGVGGAGGGAGGGFGGGLDVIREGVHGILGKVHEGINHLKGSGGFSASGGIGGGLAGGAGSGGGSGFGGGNGAGGGGGLGGGNEKSIYTKSDDGKSGGFAFTGTTGNGGYGGGGGYSSGGSGSGYGGGAGFGAGGGSGGGTGGSNGKGGYGGGNSGFGGSDGSGGLGGGAGGGIGGGIGGGIGGGNGAENGGGKGQSGSSGFGGGTGGGYGGGAGGGLGSGSGGSGGGSGGSGGYGSGLGGGHGGSHGGSSGFGGGSGGSGGYGGGSGIGGGSGGGHGSGLGGSGGHGSSLGGSGGLGSGTSGSGGYGGGAGGGLGGGAGGGLGGGYGGSGTGSGGSSGGHGGSGGYGSANGGSSVFGGGHGGSGSGGGLGGGLGGGFGGGIGGGLSSGLGGGLGGLGSLGGSSGFGGHGGGQGGGSGDYGSSGSGSGGYGSSGGANGGGCGSGSCGGCGSGSCGGQGGAFASAKASASASASSYGK; encoded by the exons ATGAGACGGTCGGCTTACTTATTATTTGCCATTTGCTTGGCTTTCGCAAATGCTACTG AAAGAGTCCGTAGAGGTTACGGCGGTGGCGGAGGCGGAGGTGGGGGTGGTGGATTCGGTTTCGGGGGTGGAGGAGGTTTTGGCTACGGAGGCGTTGGTGGCGCTGGAGGTGGTGCCGGTGGTGGCTTCGGAGGAGGACTCGATGTTATTCGTGAAGGTGTACACGGCATTCTTGGAAAAGTTCACGAAGGCATAAACCATCTTAAAGGAAGTGGTGGCTTCAGTGCCAGCGGTGGAATAGGTGGAGGTCTTGCTGGTGGAGCTGGCAGTGGCGGTGGTAGTGGCTTCGGAGGAGGAAATGGAGCAGGCGGTGGTGGAGGCTTAGGAGGAGGAAATGAGAAATCTATATATACAAAGTCAGATGATGGCAAATCGGGTGGTTTTGCTTTCACTGGTACAACTGGCAATGGCGGATACGGCGGTGGAGGTGGTTATAGCAGTGGAGGAAGTGGTAGTGGCTATGGAGGGGGTGCTGGATTTGGAGCTGGCGGTGGGTCTGGTGGAGGAACTGGTGGCTCTAATGGAAAAGGAGGATATGGCGGCGGAAATTCAGGATTTGGCGGTAGTGATGGATCTGGAGGACTAGGAGGAGGGGCCGGTGGTGGAATCGGTGGTGGGATTGGCGGTGGAATCGGTGGTGGAAACGGTGCCGAAAATGGTGGTGGAAAGGGCCAAAGTGGATCAAGCGGATTTGGAGGTGGCACTGGTGGTGGTTATGGCGGCGGAGCTGGAGGTGGTTTGGGTAGTGGAAGTGGAGGTTCTGGAGGAGGCAGTGGTGGATCCGGAGGATATGGCAGTGGCCTAGGAGGAGGTCATGGAGGCAGCCATGGTGGATCAAGTGGTTTTGGAGGAGGCAGTGGTGGATCCGGAGGATACGGTGGTGGATCTGGCATTGGAGGAGGTTCTGGAGGAGGTCATGGAAGTGGCCTTGGTGGATCAGGTG GCCATGGAAGTAGCCTTGGTGGATCAGGTGGTCTTGGAAGTGGTACCAGTGGATCTGGAGGTTATGGAGGAGGGGCAGGCGGTGGTCTAGGCGGTGGTGCTGGTGGTGGCTTAGGAGGAGGATACGGAGGATCCGGAACTGGAAGTGGAGGTAGTAGTGGAGGACATGGTGGATCTGGAGGTTACGGTAGTGCAAATGGTGGTAGTAGTGTGTTCGGAGGGGGGCATGGTGGATCTGGATCTGGAGGTGGATTAGGTGGTGGTCTTGGCGGAGGTTTCGGAGGAGGCATTGGAGGAGGACTTAGCAGTGGGCTTGGCGGTGGACTAGGTGGACTAGGAAGCCTTGGAGGTTCAAGTGGATTTGGTGGTCATGGAGGTGGCCAAGGCGGTGGCTCAGGAGACTATGGAAGCTCTGGCAGTGGTTCTGGTGGCTACGGAAGCTCTGGTGGTGCCAACGGGGGAGGTTGCGGTTCAGGATCCTGTGGTGGATGTGGGTCTGGTTCTTGTGGTGGACAAGGAGGTGCATTTGCTAGTGCCAAAGCATCTGCCTCTGCTAGCGCTAGCAGTTACggaaaataa
- the LOC126768917 gene encoding uncharacterized protein LOC126768917 isoform X1: MRRSAYLLFAICLAFANATERVRRGYGGGGGGGGGGGFGFGGGGGFGYGGVGGAGGGAGGGFGGGLDVIREGVHGILGKVHEGINHLKGSGGFSASGGIGGGLAGGAGSGGGSGFGGGNGAGGGGGLGGGNEKSIYTKSDDGKSGGFAFTGTTGNGGYGGGGGYSSGGSGSGYGGGAGFGAGGGSGGGTGGSNGKGGYGGGNSGFGGSDGSGGLGGGAGGGIGGGIGGGIGGGNGAENGGGKGQSGSSGFGGGTGGGYGGGAGGGLGSGSGGSGGGSGGSGGYGSGLGGGHGGSHGGSSGFGGGSGGSGGYGGGSGIGGGSGGGHGSGLGGSGGLGGGSGGSGGYGSGSGLGGGSGGGHGSGLGGSGGFGGGSSGSGGYGGGSGLGGGSGGGHGSGLGGSGGFGGGSSISGGYGGGSGLGGSSAGGHGSSLGGSGGLGSGTSGSGGYGGGAGGGLGGGAGGGLGGGYGGSGTGSGGSSGGHGGSGGYGSANGGSSVFGGGHGGSGSGGGLGGGLGGGFGGGIGGGLSSGLGGGLGGLGSLGGSSGFGGHGGGQGGGSGDYGSSGSGSGGYGSSGGANGGGCGSGSCGGCGSGSCGGQGGAFASAKASASASASSYGK, encoded by the exons ATGAGACGGTCGGCTTACTTATTATTTGCCATTTGCTTGGCTTTCGCAAATGCTACTG AAAGAGTCCGTAGAGGTTACGGCGGTGGCGGAGGCGGAGGTGGGGGTGGTGGATTCGGTTTCGGGGGTGGAGGAGGTTTTGGCTACGGAGGCGTTGGTGGCGCTGGAGGTGGTGCCGGTGGTGGCTTCGGAGGAGGACTCGATGTTATTCGTGAAGGTGTACACGGCATTCTTGGAAAAGTTCACGAAGGCATAAACCATCTTAAAGGAAGTGGTGGCTTCAGTGCCAGCGGTGGAATAGGTGGAGGTCTTGCTGGTGGAGCTGGCAGTGGCGGTGGTAGTGGCTTCGGAGGAGGAAATGGAGCAGGCGGTGGTGGAGGCTTAGGAGGAGGAAATGAGAAATCTATATATACAAAGTCAGATGATGGCAAATCGGGTGGTTTTGCTTTCACTGGTACAACTGGCAATGGCGGATACGGCGGTGGAGGTGGTTATAGCAGTGGAGGAAGTGGTAGTGGCTATGGAGGGGGTGCTGGATTTGGAGCTGGCGGTGGGTCTGGTGGAGGAACTGGTGGCTCTAATGGAAAAGGAGGATATGGCGGCGGAAATTCAGGATTTGGCGGTAGTGATGGATCTGGAGGACTAGGAGGAGGGGCCGGTGGTGGAATCGGTGGTGGGATTGGCGGTGGAATCGGTGGTGGAAACGGTGCCGAAAATGGTGGTGGAAAGGGCCAAAGTGGATCAAGCGGATTTGGAGGTGGCACTGGTGGTGGTTATGGCGGCGGAGCTGGAGGTGGTTTGGGTAGTGGAAGTGGAGGTTCTGGAGGAGGCAGTGGTGGATCCGGAGGATATGGCAGTGGCCTAGGAGGAGGTCATGGAGGCAGCCATGGTGGATCAAGTGGTTTTGGAGGAGGCAGTGGTGGATCCGGAGGATACGGTGGTGGATCTGGCATTGGAGGAGGTTCTGGAGGAGGTCATGGAAGTGGCCTTGGTGGATCAGGTGGTTTAGGAGGAGGCAGTGGTGGATCCGGAGGATACGGTAGTGGATCTGGCCTCGGAGGAGGTTCTGGAGGAGGTCATGGAAGCGGCCTTGGTGGATCAGGAGGCTTTGGAGGAGGCAGTAGTGGATCCGGAGGATACGGTGGCGGATCTGGCCTTGGAGGAGGTTCTGGAGGAGGTCATGGAAGCGGCCTTGGTGGATCAGGTGGCTTTGGAGGAGGCAGTAGTATATCCGGAGGATACGGCGGCGGATCTGGCCTTGGAGGAAGTTCTGCGGGAGGCCATGGAAGTAGCCTTGGTGGATCAGGTGGTCTTGGAAGTGGTACCAGTGGATCTGGAGGTTATGGAGGAGGGGCAGGCGGTGGTCTAGGCGGTGGTGCTGGTGGTGGCTTAGGAGGAGGATACGGAGGATCCGGAACTGGAAGTGGAGGTAGTAGTGGAGGACATGGTGGATCTGGAGGTTACGGTAGTGCAAATGGTGGTAGTAGTGTGTTCGGAGGGGGGCATGGTGGATCTGGATCTGGAGGTGGATTAGGTGGTGGTCTTGGCGGAGGTTTCGGAGGAGGCATTGGAGGAGGACTTAGCAGTGGGCTTGGCGGTGGACTAGGTGGACTAGGAAGCCTTGGAGGTTCAAGTGGATTTGGTGGTCATGGAGGTGGCCAAGGCGGTGGCTCAGGAGACTATGGAAGCTCTGGCAGTGGTTCTGGTGGCTACGGAAGCTCTGGTGGTGCCAACGGGGGAGGTTGCGGTTCAGGATCCTGTGGTGGATGTGGGTCTGGTTCTTGTGGTGGACAAGGAGGTGCATTTGCTAGTGCCAAAGCATCTGCCTCTGCTAGCGCTAGCAGTTACggaaaataa
- the LOC126768917 gene encoding uncharacterized protein LOC126768917 isoform X3, whose protein sequence is MRRSAYLLFAICLAFANATERVRRGYGGGGGGGGGGGFGFGGGGGFGYGGVGGAGGGAGGGFGGGLDVIREGVHGILGKVHEGINHLKGSGGFSASGGIGGGLAGGAGSGGGSGFGGGNGAGGGGGLGGGNEKSIYTKSDDGKSGGFAFTGTTGNGGYGGGGGYSSGGSGSGYGGGAGFGAGGGSGGGTGGSNGKGGYGGGNSGFGGSDGSGGLGGGAGGGIGGGIGGGIGGGNGAENGGGKGQSGSSGFGGGTGGGYGGGAGGGLGSGSGGSGGGSGGSGGYGSGLGGGHGGSHGGSSGFGGGSGGSGGYGGGSGIGGGSGGGHGSGLGGSGGFGGGSSGSGGYGGGSGLGGGSGGGHGSGLGGSGGFGGGSSISGGYGGGSGLGGSSAGGHGSSLGGSGGLGSGTSGSGGYGGGAGGGLGGGAGGGLGGGYGGSGTGSGGSSGGHGGSGGYGSANGGSSVFGGGHGGSGSGGGLGGGLGGGFGGGIGGGLSSGLGGGLGGLGSLGGSSGFGGHGGGQGGGSGDYGSSGSGSGGYGSSGGANGGGCGSGSCGGCGSGSCGGQGGAFASAKASASASASSYGK, encoded by the exons ATGAGACGGTCGGCTTACTTATTATTTGCCATTTGCTTGGCTTTCGCAAATGCTACTG AAAGAGTCCGTAGAGGTTACGGCGGTGGCGGAGGCGGAGGTGGGGGTGGTGGATTCGGTTTCGGGGGTGGAGGAGGTTTTGGCTACGGAGGCGTTGGTGGCGCTGGAGGTGGTGCCGGTGGTGGCTTCGGAGGAGGACTCGATGTTATTCGTGAAGGTGTACACGGCATTCTTGGAAAAGTTCACGAAGGCATAAACCATCTTAAAGGAAGTGGTGGCTTCAGTGCCAGCGGTGGAATAGGTGGAGGTCTTGCTGGTGGAGCTGGCAGTGGCGGTGGTAGTGGCTTCGGAGGAGGAAATGGAGCAGGCGGTGGTGGAGGCTTAGGAGGAGGAAATGAGAAATCTATATATACAAAGTCAGATGATGGCAAATCGGGTGGTTTTGCTTTCACTGGTACAACTGGCAATGGCGGATACGGCGGTGGAGGTGGTTATAGCAGTGGAGGAAGTGGTAGTGGCTATGGAGGGGGTGCTGGATTTGGAGCTGGCGGTGGGTCTGGTGGAGGAACTGGTGGCTCTAATGGAAAAGGAGGATATGGCGGCGGAAATTCAGGATTTGGCGGTAGTGATGGATCTGGAGGACTAGGAGGAGGGGCCGGTGGTGGAATCGGTGGTGGGATTGGCGGTGGAATCGGTGGTGGAAACGGTGCCGAAAATGGTGGTGGAAAGGGCCAAAGTGGATCAAGCGGATTTGGAGGTGGCACTGGTGGTGGTTATGGCGGCGGAGCTGGAGGTGGTTTGGGTAGTGGAAGTGGAGGTTCTGGAGGAGGCAGTGGTGGATCCGGAGGATATGGCAGTGGCCTAGGAGGAGGTCATGGAGGCAGCCATGGTGGATCAAGTGGTTTTGGAGGAGGCAGTGGTGGATCCGGAGGATACGGTGGTGGATCTGGCATTGGAGGAGGTTCTGGAGGAGGTCATGGAAGTGGCCTTGGTGGATCAGGTG GCTTTGGAGGAGGCAGTAGTGGATCCGGAGGATACGGTGGCGGATCTGGCCTTGGAGGAGGTTCTGGAGGAGGTCATGGAAGCGGCCTTGGTGGATCAGGTGGCTTTGGAGGAGGCAGTAGTATATCCGGAGGATACGGCGGCGGATCTGGCCTTGGAGGAAGTTCTGCGGGAGGCCATGGAAGTAGCCTTGGTGGATCAGGTGGTCTTGGAAGTGGTACCAGTGGATCTGGAGGTTATGGAGGAGGGGCAGGCGGTGGTCTAGGCGGTGGTGCTGGTGGTGGCTTAGGAGGAGGATACGGAGGATCCGGAACTGGAAGTGGAGGTAGTAGTGGAGGACATGGTGGATCTGGAGGTTACGGTAGTGCAAATGGTGGTAGTAGTGTGTTCGGAGGGGGGCATGGTGGATCTGGATCTGGAGGTGGATTAGGTGGTGGTCTTGGCGGAGGTTTCGGAGGAGGCATTGGAGGAGGACTTAGCAGTGGGCTTGGCGGTGGACTAGGTGGACTAGGAAGCCTTGGAGGTTCAAGTGGATTTGGTGGTCATGGAGGTGGCCAAGGCGGTGGCTCAGGAGACTATGGAAGCTCTGGCAGTGGTTCTGGTGGCTACGGAAGCTCTGGTGGTGCCAACGGGGGAGGTTGCGGTTCAGGATCCTGTGGTGGATGTGGGTCTGGTTCTTGTGGTGGACAAGGAGGTGCATTTGCTAGTGCCAAAGCATCTGCCTCTGCTAGCGCTAGCAGTTACggaaaataa